The DNA window ttaaatatatctgtatagtttttatttgagttttagttattttagtaaataCTTCAGTACATATAgcacacatttgtgaccctggaccacaaaaccagtcataagggtacattttaatttatatttataattatttaaacttgtatttataatatatatatttatttatttatttattcattataaatatataaatattaaaaatacatattttaagctttccattaatggttttgttatgataggacaatatttggccgagaatctggaatctgagggtgcaaaaaaatctaaatactgagagaattgcctttaaagttgtccaaattaaattcttagcaatgcatattaccaatccgaaattaagttttgatatattcatggtaggaaatttacaaaatatcttcatgaaacatgatctttacttaatatcctaatgatttttggcataaaagaaaaatgaataattttgacccatacaatgtattgttggcgattgctacaaatatacctgtgctacttatgtcAGGCTCACATTTAGCACACATTTTACTACATACTTAAGtacatattttagtaaatatCTATGAAATAAAACGTTTGTGCCCCCAAGATCCCAAACTTAAAATGGTAATGGTAACCATTATACTCTTATTCCAAGCGAAGTAATTTTTTCACTTAATTTTCACTTAAACCAGGACTTTCTTTAGCTGCAGATTCAGTGTGGGTCTGCTTTTGTCTTTACTTCTGTCTGTTCCCGTCTCTTTCGCTCTATCCTATCCCCTTTTCCTAATTGCATGCTCCATCACGCTCTTGACACCAGCAGCAGATTTCTCCCAATCTCTCATCTCCTGATATCTCTCTCCGGTCACAAACAGCTAGGCCTCAGGGCATAATGGGAAAACTCTCCTATTGCATAGACCCTGCTAATCTTTATATAAAAGCATAGCAATTTTTGAAAAAGCTCTTTGTTGCCAAGTTTTGCCAGAGACGTTCGCAGCATGCCGAGGATGTGACGGAGCGGATAAAGTTGGAGACGTAGAGTGATCAGAAAGTGCCATGCCGCTAATGTATGTATCACGCAGAGGCTGCGGCTGGCATGCATAATTAGCTGTGATGTTCTTCAGTCACGGAACAGGAAGTAGGCCACGGCCTGCCAATAATAACCGTGCCTTGTGAATCAGAACTCAGAGCATCATGAAAGAAATATCTTCCTGGCTTACTTATTATCTCCTCTCTGGCTTTCATTTTCAGGGTTTTCGATTATCAACACGTTCCGATGTCTGTGACGACCATCCCGTGTGATTTCGCATCTTTTCGACGGACGTGTTCATCGCCGTCTTCATCTTCTGCAATCCTGCGGCAAAGCAGAGAGAAACCTCAGAGCAGACACAAGTCCAGGAGCAGAGGAACCCAACGTAAGCTGCACTTACATTTTTAAAGCTTAAGATAAAGATttcatgaaatcaaaatttaagttttgtaaCGTTTAACGTATATACTTCTGTATATACCACTGTTTTCAAAGATGATTTGGATTGGTGGTGTGTCCATTCATGGTATTGTTTAatgagtactgacctgaataagatatttcacataaaagatgtttacatatagtccacaagagaaaataatagctgaattcatAAAATGAccctgtcaaaagtttacatctccttgtttctcaatattgtgttgttacctgaatgatccacagctgtgttgttttgtttagtgatagttgttcatgagtcccttgtttgtcctgaacagttaaactgcctgctgttcttcagaaaaatccttcaggtcccacaaattcgttGGATTTCcaccatttttgtttatttgaaccctttccagcaaggactgtatgactgtatgattttgagatccatcttttcacactgaggacaaatgagggactcatatgcaaatatcacagaaggttcaaacactcactgatgctccaggaggaaAAAGCCATGCATTAAGATCTtttgggtgaaaacttttgaccaaaatggagatgtgtacatttttcttattttgcctaaatatcattttttcatttagtactgacttttagaggctacagaaaacaaaataagttaaatttatcctgatcttcgaATTCAAAAAGTTCTCACCGTCTGCCCTAGTGAAAAAAACAGACTATCACAGCCATCAACAATTGCTGTTTTTGTCTGCGTTACAGTTTGTTTTAGAAATTACACATAAGTTTTGTGAAATAGCACAAAATCAACATTAATCACCTATCAAAAAGAAACGCAACCTCTACGTCCGATTCAAGCTCTTCCCGCTCAGGTCCTATACCTCTTGCCTGATCGTAAcccttctttttaatgtttttttccctcTATATATTTCCTtcttttttatcttacaattctctcTATCTATAGTTTATCTGCTAATATTTGTCTTGTGCACTCAATTTGAACGTTCTCTCTTCTCTCTATTATTACAAGACACGCCCCTTACTGCTGTCCTACACTGCGGCCAAAAGCGTTTTTCAAAAATTGCTTAGTGCAGTGGTCAGCAACagcccagcaaacacagaacgttcccatttgggttttttttttttttttggaaccaaatgagaacattctaggaacgttctaggttctctttttaataacctataaagaacgttcccagaacgttccctgcagggtTTTTCTATTTTTGGTTAAATTTTATAACCTTCAAAGAACCTTCCGggaacattcccagaacgttctctTCAGGTTAGGGAAACAATCTGGGAACGTTCCCCACAATTTTCTGAGAACGTTCCAGGAACGTTTCCCTAAACTAAAGGGAACATTTTAtttacgttaagaaaactttcctggctaaccaacagGAAAAATTCTTAGGAACGTTCTAGGAACAAAAAAGTAATGTTCCCAGaatgaaccaaaaattgttagctgagAGGCGGACCGTGGGCCAAAACTGGCCCGCAAGCAATAATATCTGGCCCGCACCCATAGCCAGATTATTCTGATAGCGGCCGGTTCTGAAATATATCTTTCATAACAGCAACAGTTATTCACAATTTACTTAAATCTCCTTTGAATAAGTGCTTGCCATTCACTTTTACTTtcgcactctgtgtaaagggagcacaACTTACGATAAATGTTGCCTACGTAACCAGTTAAAACTTGTGGCGATGAGGTCTTAAAATGCAggaaaaagtcttaaaaaggtcttaaaagggTATTCAATTTAACTCTATGATTCTTGTATTTACTCTGGAGTAACAGACAGTTACTAAAGACACTGTAACAGCCTGCCACAGGCATTTAGTTGCatttttcattaattaatttattaaattatacttTGACTATGTTCTGGACCACCATCTTGTGGCAAAACATTTTTTGGCCCGTTGCCAAACTTACTTTCCGACCCCTGGCTTAGTGCTCAGCTCAAACTGTTTTAGCACCGCATCTATTTGGCTTTTGTCTTGTCGTGTCACGCCACGCAATTTATGCTTTCTGTTGGTCTTGAAAACTTGAAAATCTGACCAAAAATTTTAAACAGATTCCTATTGAAATTACAAATAATCTTTATAGCAAGCTGCCCAAACAATTTTAAGGTAACTCTATCGCCCCCTTGAGTACTGGAGTTTGTCCCAGTGAGAATGCTCTAGAAAGGCACAGCGTTGCACTGCTGTGCATCTCATAATAAATATCAGCATCTCTTTTACAACATTTTGTACCCTTGGATTGTGTCTTGGTGCATGTTGCTCGcataattgcctttttttgcgAGCGCCTATGTCTGCGTGCATGCATGCACCTCTGCTGTCGAACTCCAGATGGTTTCTTCATTAAAATCCTCCCTCCGCTATCGAACGACTCCCTCAGTAATCAAACCTAGCCTATCACCAAAAGCAATTATAGCAAATTAATAGTGCATAACCAATAAGAAGCGTTTATAGTGCTTTATTACAAGCCCTAATAGTTTTTACTGCCAGCAGATCACAGTAGAATGAGTTTGCCTTTGTAGCTGGGAGGTCAAACCGCTTTTTAATGGCTGGTACTGAGCTGGAATGGGCTTTTTTTATCCAGCTGGGATTGGAGGGGTGTTGGAGTGGTATTATCACGCTGCGGAAAAAAAGAGGTCCAATCTAAGTTTCCATCATTAGAGATATTAGAAGAGTTGCTTATATCAGGGCATCCTCATTTGTCTCTTGAAAGTCCTAAAAGTGAAGGAAAGTCAGGAAAAGAGGACAAactcaaacaaactaaaaacaaacaactgCTTGACGCCGAATTGTCGCTAATTtgcaaatgaaattaaaatgtgcATGGCGCTTCTACCGAAGAAAAGCGAGGAAGAACTTAAATTAACTAAAACAGTTGCTAAACACTGAATTGCTGCTGAtttttaaagtgaaagtaaaactcaaacaaacacacgccacggtgataccggtattactgGGTGGGAAAATTTCCTTGTCACAACCCTAAGCTgaagtatattattttttatgctgTCCTATGCTTAAAATGGTGAAAGTGCTCAAATTGTGTCGCAACCAATGATGCGAGTTTGGGAAGGGGCTACATATTTGTCCAACCAATGACAAATGGGGGTGGGGCAGAAAAGATTAGTTGGGAAACTTGTTTggaaacagttatttttgcaGTTCATTTGGTGCTGCTACTCACACAGGGATTACACACTTAGCTTACcttgccttaccttagacccgccctcaccgagctgaaacagtcccaatacgatcaccattgtgtgactcaggtgcagaggaagactctaattgagcgattgaggtgttctgttgttggatgtaataatgaatatagcagtcctcatttactaccgacatctgagccactgaagacgcagaggattaacgttactttcatttttaaaaggaaagtgccgatcctgatccacatatgcctctatgttcgtgtgaatcattcgtgatgcagcttcatccacagcagaagcgagtataaggttttttatgcatctttgcaaatggtctttcttaataatgtgcttggtggcaagtttcgccaataaatgcagctaaacgcggctaaagtaaacaatacagctcgtaatccctcagcagagaggggcggggcgagcagagctcatttgcatttaaagggaccatgcagtaaaatgagctgatattttgcagagctgattttgacaaggtaaaagggtgttttttacaccactattgagaatttttaagcaaagtatattagagacttttcattaagccCCTAAAGACTCATATgagcttgtggaaaatgggcatccggtgTCCCCTTTAAAGCTGCAGTGTGTAATTTCTGCTCCACTAGTGGCTGCAAATGTAAATGTCATATGTTTGGCAATACTCTCTCAACCAGTGGCATTAGTTTTGTTGCTAAACATAATGTTATCGCTCGCTAACCTCCTTCTCTTTCTGCAGTGAAATTGGAGGAGCTGATGTGCATTAAGAAAGAACTGACAGTGATTAAATCACAGATAGACGAGCTTCTGGACAGTCTGGAGCGGATGGACCCTCAAAGCCAAGAGCTGTCTGGTAAAACACAGTCTTTCATCATCAGTTGCACCTTGCAAAGGTGGATTATGAACCAGGCCAGTGGGGACTCAGAGTTGTGATGTTATGTGTCATTATTTTGacaatatatctcacaatttgtgcAAGTGGGGCATCTAAAGGGGCTGGTGCCTCAGGGCCTTGGCAGCTTTTCTGTCCTTGATCTTCAGTTTTATGCCAtttagcgtgtgtgtgtgtgtgtgtgtgtgtgtgtgtgtgaatctcAGGAGACGGCGTGGCGTTCTCTCCGCTCCATGGCTCTGTGAGCAGTGCGGACGATTCGTCTGGTAGCTCTCCTCCCCTGAGGACAGACAGAGACACACAGAGCCCACAAACGGCAGACAGCAGTGATGAAGACAGACagcatgtaaacacacacacacacacacacacacacacacacacacacacacacacacacacacacacacacacacacagaggctgATGCTCAAATAGACGCTCAAACACTTTGGAACAATGCGATTAACGTAATCATGAGACCAGATTAAATCGATTATACCCGTAAACTCTCAAAATTTCATAGTTActgatgtgtatatatatatatgtacagttgaagtcaaaagtcatacacctttcagaatctgtaaaatgttaattatttgacctaaataagagggattatacaaaatgcatgttattttttatttagtactgacctgaataagatatttcacataaaagacatttacatatagcccacaagagaaaataatagttgaatttatattaaaaaaatgaccctgttcaaaagtttacacacacttgattcttaatactgtgttgttacctgaatgatccacaactgtgttttttgttgttgttgttgttgttgttgtttagtgatagttgttcatgagagtcccttgtttgtcctgaacagttcaactgtccactgttcttcagaaaaatcctttggttcccacaaattctttggatttccaggactttccaacattgactgtatgattttgagagccatcttttcacactgaggacaactgagggactcatatgcaactattacagaaggttcaaacactcactgatactccagaaggaaacacaatgcattaagggtgaaaacttttgaacagaatgaagatgtttgCCTTTTttgattttgccaaaatatcatgcattttgtatgatccctttatcATTTTGGCAGGTTTCTTGAGACTCACAAAGAAACACTATCTGTAGTAATTATGGTGTTTTAGTGTGatttttttcaacaaaataatagatagttttttgaaaaataaattatattttatgaataCATTCAAagagaaaatggttattttaaatagaacaaatattttaaaatgttactgtgtttggatcagataaatgcaggcttggtgagcagaagaggcttttttaaaaacattaaaaatctcactgttcgaaaacttttggcAGGTAGTGTATGTTTAACATTTATTCATCCATGTCTGTGTTTTCCAGGTTAACTACTATGAATCAGATTTGCTCTACATGTAAAGACAAGTTTCAGgtaagttttatttttgttttgttttgtttgataaaCTGCCAAACTGTTTCCCCATTAATGTTCTGTTGCTCTTTCTCACAGATTCCAAGTTCAGATACCAAATTCTTGGTAAAATGTCACAGGATTTCTAATGATGAAGTAAAGAAAAGGACCAGGAAATAAGAGGAAAGATATCTGGATCATTTCCAAGTATCCAGTTGTGTTTGAATCCAGTTGTGGAGCAGCTGTCTAAACAGACCAAAACAAACTGGCCTACAGTATGTGTCGTCAAACACTGCtgatgatttaattaattattataacacAACACAACAACTGATATAGGTTATTAAATGGCTGATTCTGATAATGATACCTACATAcgctatattgccaaaagtattagcacaaccccttctaatgaacaggtttggctACTTTAATTTCCATGAGTGCAAATCTTATTGTTTAAGCATATAACGATATTCTAggaaattgtgtgcttctaattttacagcaacaggagccttttctattctaacatgacaatgcatctgtgtataaggcaaggttcaaaaagtaatgattgattcagtcaatgttctgcagaaagcaaagtcctaatctgagttgaacacctctggtgtgactttaaatgcagaccttgggccaaaaactcatcaccaaacactaatgacttgtacatacactatggacaaaagtattgggacacccccttctttagatcagaaaagggcacttccaaaactgtggcaacagagatggaaacatgattcatgtatttaaaaaatgtatttccatctctgttgcaaccgttttgaaagtgtctaaaatgactgtagccATTTGTACAAGCCATTGGTGTTTGCTgaagagtttttggctcaaggtctgcatttaaagtcacaccagaggtgttcaactgagattaggactttgctttctgaggaacactgactgaatcaatcatttcttttttagcCTTGCCTTatacagaggcattgtcatgttagaatagaaaggggtcctgtccaaactgttgctatacaattaaaagcacacaattccctagaatatcattatattcttaaacattaagatttgtactcatagaaatgactaaagtagtcgAATCTGTTCATTataagggggtgtcccaatacttttggcaatatagtgtatatctaTATGAACTGACAGGCCCTGATATATTGGAAAAAAGTTCAATTATGTATATTTATGAGCCATAAATGAGATTTAAGATTGAAACTGCGATGTACATAAACATGTATTTTAACCCAAATGTCATTAAAATTcacaaaatgtataattaattgctatataatttataattttggaATTGACAACAGTAACAACTACCATCTACCTCTGTTAACTAGACATGGTTTTTGGTCAGTGGAAGTGTATGTAAATATCTCCCCATTAATTTAGTTTTATGACTAGATTTACTGTATGATCAGGATATGGCCAAACAACTACAAACCCATTTTTGTATTAATAAGATATAAAATAGTAAAGTGGTCTTGTGCTGCatgtttgtgacttttttttgtaatatattactgtGATTATTGTTCAATATTATGGAATGCTGTTTTGTTTGTCACTTTGTTGCATTGCGTTATGAATGTAGTCaccaacagaaataaaaatacacaatgtACAGTATGTTGATATAGAGGCTCAAATTGTTATTGTCCAAAAATAATTTGAATCAGTCTATTTATTTTAATCCATCATCTATACAACTATCAAGGTTATGAGTCGGGTTCCTGAAGGCACTTTAAGGAAGATTTAACACTGTAATTTTGAAGACATCCCTTACAACAAaataagtatacttcaagtttcttttattaagtatacttaagtaaagttcaagtatattttaagtatacttcatgtagtaagtatacaaataccagtgtactagtagtatacttttaagtgtactatttcaatagtccttgggactaaattgacCCAATTTCTAGTATATAATAactatactttaagtataacagtagcaAACTTTGAgcacacaactagtttacatctatgttttcagtttgtactgcaagtatactaaaaatgatgcatttatgcatttttattacactttgaagtatagtctcagtaaactactagtttagtagttttatactgcaagtaaactcatagttttttttaagtgaactttacatcatactttaagtactactatgtccctatttagatattaatttgtatatattttgttatattaattTCTGAACATAGGATATAcgagaaagaacagggtatctgcttgtgaacaaaaacattttattccagcttcatgcattcttttttataaacacttgaatgtgggtaagtttcataaataaataataaataaacaacattttgaacaaaaaggcTATTGATGATGGAgctgatcaacaccccaaagcttgagaGTCACttttacctcttcatgggtcatcattttattccataatgttacacagttgtccatatctatggtttCGACGCTGTTTTACGTCTGacaattgtgttagattacatgaggaagcatctgttgtttcggtttcttcttcacttgtgttttggaaattctgtacagaagatgtgcagTATATAACAAAGAAAAAAACTGATTCTTAGAGCACAATTATAGCTTAAATATACTTAGACTTTCTAAGTATAAGTTAGggatacttaaatgtcattttaagtatatttctgagaagtatataaaagtagactgaaagtatactttcctattttaaagtttaaaagaagtatactaatagcacacttaaGAAAAAGCCGTCTTTTTCATAAGGCATTGGTTTGTAAGGGAATGGTCTGTTAAGCATTACATAATCCAATGATGTTAGTTGATGTTCtttgcaggcaaaaacgctgctTTTTCATGctcctatcaagtttgagattttggacttttaggtttttcataaagtgactattgaaaagaaaacacccataaaacactgttaagtctttcttttatagcactttatctatttgtgtcaattacaatgcatatttttaaaggccattttctcaaaattatttttttcttctacactgagtcataaatctccacttcagtagcacttacacacaccaaactttacattttcattcctgtctatattctgaagcagtgttgtttttgacaaccatcttagatttagtcttagtcttagtcttttggactaaaatgcttattagttttagtcacattttagtcacttctatatgtgatagttttagtccaattttagtcgacgaaaagtcataaaggttttagtctagttttagtcaaaaacagggggaaaagtagtcttttaacaaattaatgtaggtcagtaagtattttgctgttgggtagtgtcacttataagttctgaaaatagcagatctatagttcaacacaatgtgagcttccggattgactattttcaccaataattacaataatgaaggaatggttttagacataagacatatatttgaaataatgtgcaaactgccaccatcatggttaatcgtctgtctgtctgagtgacaacaatgtgacatgttgagcacgttatgcgctgcacgccaggtggtgggcgtaaccaaacaaggatagaatgctaaaacggcttgccatagcctactagtatggcaaagagtatttaatgctaaaacggcttgccatagcctactagtatggcaaagagtatttaatgctaaaacggcttgccatagcctactagtatggcaaagagtatttaatgctaaaacggcttgccatagcctactagtatggcaaagagtatttaatgctaaaacggcttgccatagcctactagtatggcaaagagtatttaatgctaaaacggcttgccatagcctactagtatggcaaagagtatttaatgctaaaacggcttgccatagcctactagtatggcaaagagtatttaatgctaaaacggcttgccatagcctactagtatggcaaagagtatttaatgctaaaacggcttgccatagcctactagtatggcaaagagtatttaatgctaaaacggcttgccatagcggcagatacttcttaggttttaattggcatgcacaataagcagaaatgtcatgcatttcaaacgtctgacggaccacacactaacattttcgtctattctcgtctcgccaacgaaaactcacacacgtctcgtcatgttttagtcatcaacgagccatttttatctcgtcatcgtctcgttatcgtcatgaaaaaaagtggcgtcaacgaaatgatttcgtcatcgtcaccgttgacgaaaacaacactgttctgaaggattttacagagggatttgttcatatataatttgcttgattttatacaacattgtattccccccaaaatggtaaaaaataaataaataaataaataaaaaattatatata is part of the Garra rufa chromosome 25, GarRuf1.0, whole genome shotgun sequence genome and encodes:
- the LOC141302012 gene encoding uncharacterized protein, encoding MTGVLRPSKQRAGMKRPRNEPYRVFDYQHVPMSVTTIPCDFASFRRTCSSPSSSSAILRQSREKPQSRHKSRSRGTQLKLEELMCIKKELTVIKSQIDELLDSLERMDPQSQELSGDGVAFSPLHGSVSSADDSSGSSPPLRTDRDTQSPQTADSSDEDRQHVNYYESDLLYM